In the Oscarella lobularis chromosome 14, ooOscLobu1.1, whole genome shotgun sequence genome, one interval contains:
- the LOC136195432 gene encoding alanine and glycine-rich protein-like: MLMQLLPVLVPLQELVLVLLPVLVQVPVLVQGAGTGSNAASGAGSSAGAASRAGAGAGADSGAGACAAAASGAAAGAGAGAGAGASSAAAAAAAAAAASAAAAAAGAGAGAGADAGDDSTT; encoded by the coding sequence ATGCTGATGCAGCTCCTCCCAGTGCTGGTGCCGTTGCAGGAGCTGGTTCTGGTGCTGCTTCCGGTGCTGGTGCAGGTTCCGGTGCTAGTGCAAGGTGCAGGAACTGGTTCTAATGCTGCTTCCGGTGCTGGTTCCAGTGCAGGAGCTGCTTCTCGTGCTGGTGCAGGTGCAGGAGCTGATTCTGGTGCTGGTGCatgtgctgctgctgcttccggtgctgctgctggtgctggtgctggtgctggtgctggtgcttcttctgctgctgctgctgccgctgctgctgctgccgcttctgctgctgccgctgctgctggtgctggtgctggtgctggtgctgatGCTGGTGATGATTCTactacctag